tgatatactcaaaattattttgaattgaAAGTTAAAAGTAGTTACTTTTTAATACAGGATCAATTATTTTCtgaaatttatcaaaaagTATTTGGAAATCAATTGATACTTACTTAATTAGTGAAAGGTAAAGTGATCCTATCCAAAACCATACTGTAGCATTTCCCCATTTGTCTACGTCTATAGGAATAAGCTTATTCTCTCCAGCCCAACAAATGTGTTCTACAGGACCATAGAAAGTATCCACtgctattttaattaattctatTGTTCTAATAAACCAATCGGGTTCctaaaaatgaaaagtcaTTTGAAATATAAgcagttttattataaaaattgaatataaatCTTGAAAACAATCGTACTTTCTGTCCCCATCCGTAAGACATGGCATGATGAATATTCGGAATGTCATCCAGTAGTCTTAAAATAACTCTGGCTCCGCTCATTTTACTTCCAAAGCTTTTGAATTTGTCAGCGGTATCATCAGAGGATGGAAATCCTGATGCCAATTTAGCTGCATAGGAAAGTGTTCGGAGGAACTTGTCTCGTCCTTCATAAGTGTCCAAATAGTCGGATATCAAAgcaatattcattttttatactataGTATTGTATTGTTTGAGAAAAATCAGGTACGTATACTGATTTTAGGAAGCAGCTGTTTGGCAAGACTGATCTTGACTAGTACTTTAGTGAATTAAGTGAAAAGTCATGTAGCTCATTGACAAGAGTGTTATCAGCTTCAGAGTACAAAGtgcattaataatatttttatcaaatatataACAACAAAGCAACGGATCTAATAGATAAACGACAAAATTTaacaaacaaatataatattaaatatacataaCAATAAATggcaaaatacaaaatggcaaTATTATCTACATGACTAAAGcaaattgaataattattGTTTCTTTGACACAAGCATAACCTCTAACGCTCTACCAAATCACCAAAGTGCACATCACTAAACAAACTGCATATCATACAGATACACTTCAGGCGTGGTTGTCGGGCTCGTGCTACTCGCGACCACTGGTCAAGGTGCAGCTAGGTCGATTCATCGTACCTATATATGAGCGCGGAATATAAACAGGTATTTTGttcaaaacaaaacaatagcAATTTTCCTGCCGAGTTCTAGACTTTTAACTGTCCTAATACTGAACGCTCTAGCTCCTCTTTTTTGTCTGCTTTCTGCGCTGATGCAGTCTtatttcaatcgatattttctcATTTATATCTGTCAAACTCATTAATCATTGCGTTCATTATAATTATCGCAATTTACAATCAAGCATTAAAACCAGacatttttagaaaatacAAATTTGTTTCCTTTCAGTCTTCCGCGCAAGTATGCACAACTGCTCCTAAGCATAATACTTATACAACAATCAAAGTAACGATCAGCACAATAACGTCGAAGAGAACTCAAGGTGTTCTTGCACCTCAGAAAATTGCTGTTTCGATTTCAAGACATAAACAAAGCGCTCCGGGAAAAAGCATAACAATTAAACGCGCCTCCAGGCGGTAGCGCCATCTGCCGCGGCAAAAGACGCACCAACGCACCCCCCTCTACATGCCGACCGGCCTCCACGCCCTGAAATCCTAAAAACACAAGCGCGAGTTCGCTGTCTCTGTCCCCGGCTCACTCCCGGGCGATCCTCTCCATGGAATATCCACGCAAGCGCAGCTCCGACTGGTTTTCCATCCTCCTTGCCTTGCGCTCTCTCGCGTCCACGTAGCACGAAGCACGAACCTGACGTCAGACTCCGGGCACCGCGACGAGGACAGCGAGCagtctcgtgcgcgcgcgcgaacaagGACAGAAGACTGAAGAAGTCgagcgagcgaaagagagagacagaagaGAGAAtcggcgccgccgccgcgcgttgCTCGAGTATATGGTAGTATAGTATAGTCGTACACAGTGTCTCGAGGAACGGACAGACGGACGTACACGGGCGTACAGTACAGCGAGACGGGGGCACGACCGCGACCTGCAGCTCAGCCCTGCTTGGCTTCTCTTCGGAATTCACCTGTGCAGTGCGccgcagctatatatatatatatattacacgTATATAACAATACTTGCGCCGTGCGAGTCCAAGTGTGCGGAGAATAAACGGTGTAGAGATCCTCGCGGATGGTGCGCCTGGCAGTCGTGCATAGCCACAACTCGATGAACTCGATGAGCGGCAGGTGAGCCGCTCGCGGCCGCGGACGACGAGATAAGGAACGACGACTACGAGAACGCGTACACCTAACCCCCAAAAatctcgagcgagcgagtggaACGAGATAAGGAGGGCTGTGCGCACCGATGTAGCCGCTGCCCCTCGATGCTTCAGCGAGGATCTTCGAGCCATCGACACTGCTAAACGGGACGATAACATATAAGATACGAGGCTCCGAGTTGTGCTGTACAGTACAGTGTGTTGGTGCGTGtgcgattattattatgcCTCCGGTCGCCGATCGGCCAGTAGTAACGGCCTGAGAGGATTTTCGGCGCGAGCGCGCCTCTGTAGGTCccgtatatatgtgtgtttgTGTAGGTGCGCGGCGGAGGGCGGAacaagaagacgaagaagaaggaggCAGCGAAGAGGAAGAGGCATCAGGAGGAGTAGTATAGTAGTAGCAGCCGTACTCGGCATTAGCTGCAGTAGTGTGTGGAAGGCCGTCGCCGCCGACTGCCGCGGCCGCTGCAGGACGGGCTGTTGAAAACGCGTGCGGTGTGCTCCGACGACAagatatacataaatataccATAACGACGACGTGCGAGGAAGCAACAgcgcgagcgtgtgtgtgcgcgtgcaaGTGTGTGCGTGAGAGAGTGTATTTTAATCGACGTAAGGTGTGCAATAATGTTTCGCTGCATCCCGATCTTCAAAGGCTGTAACAGGCAGGTGGAATACGTGGACAAGCGTCACTGCTCGCTGCCCAGTGTCCCGGACGACATCCTCAGGTATTCGCGCAGCCTCGAGGAACTCCTGCTCGACGCCAATCACATCCGCGACCTGCCCAAGGTAAGTCGTTATCTCGCTCTCACTGCAGTCTCTGGACATGCCTGCCTATCTATATATACTGCTATACCTACTCACTGGCCTGGCCATgccttgctctctctctctctctctctcactctctctctctctctctctctctgcatacCTATATACTCACAGACACACGCTCTCGCGCCTCGCCTCGCTCTCAAGAGCGAGTATTATGCCCCTCGTCGAGCAGTCTGTGCACTGGCTTTGCTTCACTACACTCTCTTGGCTTTGAGGGAGAGTGAGCCTGCCTGCCTGATGCCTGCACACTCTGAGAGGGGAGCTCTGCTTTGCATTTTATGCACTTGGGAGAATCTTGGCTGCTCTGAAGGGCTATGCTGCTACTGCTAGtggctctctttttttttacatgttgTGGTTCAACCAGAGTGGGCACGGATAGAGTATTATGGTTTTCACGCTGGACTCATCCACCTCAAGAGTTGTTATACTCCATTCTGACACAAATGTCTAGTTTCCTCCAACTGTGCAAAactgttttcaattttgagGTCATGCTCTAAATGTAATTCATGATCTGTCTGTTGCTGTCTGTATCAGAACTTTGTCCGTCAAACATTCATAGAGATAGCAAAATGCTGAAAATGTAGTTACGGCTCAGCATGATGCATTTGAAATACTCAGAAATGTGTTTATTTAAgagatttcatgaataatgCATGAGTCATATAACTCTTGACGCTTTCAAGCAGTTACAAAACTTTGTAgctgagagaaagagggatTCTGCACGTAAAAGATTTAACTCCTCATCATTGCtgtaaatttcaatttcactGAAAGCCTTTTGTTGATAGAAATATAACAATCTGCAATCTGTTGCATTACTATGGACATATCACAATTAATAAGCAATTCATTGCTCATTTCTCTACAAACTAACTGGCTTCCAATGCTTCCTCCTGTACGTAGATAATAAATTACCCTCTATCATACAGAGTCACACGAATCGCACGATTTCGCAATATTTCCACAACTCattaattacaataaaagGCGAATAAAACGAGCAAAGCCCGCGAATTAAACGCATCGATGAACTTCATCTCGAAATAGTCctcatatacatatatacatacctatactaaaaatgatgaatacacaccgcgcgcgcaactCGTGTGCATCCGGACGTGATCATCTCTCTTCcccccgtctctctctctctctctataaaAATCCCGAGCGCAACAACGAAAAAGAGCTGCCTCTCGCGCGATCCAAACATCCAATAATACGCTTTTCTTGCGGGAGACTTTTGCTCTCCCTTTTCCATCGATGATTTCTCTCctctgtttttctctctcatcgCCGGCGTCGAGTTGCTCCTTCCTTTTATCCGAGCGAGGTGAGGCGGccgtaaaaaaataagagaaaatatcacaaggacgacgacgagaggagagaaagggaaagagtcgcgcgcgctgttCCTCCGGGAGAAGAAGAGACGAAGAGGTCGGGGactgagagagaaaaaagcgagatAGCACTGCGCGTTGCTGTCAAACTCGTTCGGCCGGCTTCTATACACACAGCGGCGTCGGTTAATGAAAGGAGAGGAAAGCCCGGAAGGCTCCGTAACTAATTTCGTTGTTGTTAATTAGCGCAACCGAAACTCCAGGGAAACTTGGCCGTGCCTCGAGCTCTATCTCTCTGCTTTGCTAATTGACAATCATGAGAATTATCGTAATTAGGCGTAGAAGTGCCGTCGCCGTTGCAAAGGCTAAAATTCAATAACAGGTGTTTGTGCCTTATTCCTTGTTCGCAGCAACGGTAGATTGcattaataaattgaaaaaagactACACTGCACTGTGGAAATCTCTTCAGCTTTTCTCGCGCGAGGCTGCGAGCGTCGAAATGTCAAACACTCGCGCGACACGCTCTCTCGCTAACCCCGAAACGACTCGAGGCGGTCTTTTCTCGCTCGTGTGTGCTGCAGCGCGCAGTATACAcacatttctctctcttcgtgtATATGGCACCGTCGAATGATGCGACAACGCCGACAGGGTTCATTAGCCTCTCTCGTCGTAGTCGTCGCCGTCGGAGGAGGACTATACGCTTTGTCTTCGCAGTAGCTCTCGGAAGACTTTTTCGAGCGCTGCTTGCTttacattctctctctctctctctctctctctctctctctcggatgtGCAGCAGTGTGAATCTCGCTTGACACATCGCAGCACTCGGAGAGAGGCTACGCCGTGAAAAATCGAAGCTCGCGCGGGAACTTTTAATCCtacggagagagaagagaacaaaaaagaaatctCACGGTAACTGCGCACTCGAGCCTCTGATTCGCTCGTGTATTCTCATTAcgatactctctctctctctctctctctctctctctctctctctctctctctctctctctggttgAAGGGTCTAACACCGACactgctctctcgctctcttctgGCTTATTTAAGGTTGCGGGGGTGAAAGCAAAGCttttcctccttctcctctcGGCCACTTGCAAAAAGTACCCTCTACCTTTAGCAGCCTGCCGCCTTTGAAGCGGCAGCACAACACTCTCGAGAGTCTTTTCGAATTTTCGTAACGCTGCTGCGCTTGTTTTCGGGCCTTTGAAGTATATAAAGCGCGGTGAAGCCAACTACGAGAGAGCGATGCGATCTGTGTCACTATACCTACTCTCTGAATTCGGAGCAGAGTTAATGCTCCGCTTACTCCAATTCTTATTTTTTGCCGTTCACCTGTGTCGGCTCTCTTTTATTGACCATTTCCGAGCCAAATTTACGAAACGCTTTGCTCGTCGTGCGTCAATCAAGTTTTATTCAGGTCTACAGGGCGCAAtccgttattattataaaagtacGCGCCATCCTCATTCTTTTTCCATCCCGCAATTCCTCTCTGCGTCACTCGATCTCGTTAATCCTCGCATCCCTCCCGGCGGCATTTCTCTCGCGTGCAAGTTTTTCATGATGCATTACTGCGCGTATTCGCGCGTCACACACTTATACAGATAGTCGCATCAGCAGCGCGTCTAATTCTGGCGTATTCCtctttttcagaatttttttcgaCTCACGAGGCTGCGAAAGCTCGGATTAAGCGACAATGAACTCCACCGGCTGCCTCCCGACATCCAGAACTTCGAGAACCTCGTCGAGCTCGACGTCTCTCGCAACGGTAAGTCCGACGACTATATAGTACGACGACAGCACAATCGCGCGCAAGCAAAAAGTCACGAAAAGCGCGAAATTCGCTCGCTGCACGACGACGGCTGActgcgaaaaaaagagagagagagagagagagagagaagaaaagggATTCTttatgccgcgcgcgcgcgcgcgcgaggcctTTGTCTCCGCGACAGAGGGAGTAGTCAGCCACatcctttctctcttctctctccctctctcactttttctctatataaCGCAGAGCTAAACTTTAGGGATCATCGACTGTGTGTACTCGCGTGTGCGCATGTGTCTGTGTACGTGCATGcggatatttatttatagaacaCGGGCCGCTTtttacgcgctcgcgcgcccaTAGCCGATAAAGCGAGGCTATATACGGCGACTCTCGCCACCGGCGTGTATACCTCGTCTACGTTATACGGGGTTGTATATAGGCGCAGGCGCTTCGAGGACGCatacgtatatgtgtgtgcaCGTACACAGGTTTATTATGGGCCTGGAACACACTGCTCGGGgcaccgccgccaccgccgccgccgccgccgccactgcTGTGTGGCTTATCTTAATTAATTTACCGACGTTCCGAACGCGCCGCGGTTCGACACGCTGCCTCAGATATTTTAATATGTCGGGCTCTGAGGTTTCTCTCACTCGAGccggagatagagagaaactGCGACGATACGCTCGGCTATATAGAGGATCTCTCGAGATTACTCTCTCGGCGACTTGTTGCGGTCGtttataaaaagtgtaatgATATAGTCGTGCTGTTGTgacattatattttaaaacgaCTAGCACGCTGTAAAGCTATTTTTTACTGAATTGATGCACAGTGCGATGGAAAATTCACTTAACACAATAGAAAACACTATCCACGCAGTTACTCGATGATAGGTCGACAAGGATGAAAGCAAAATCAGATTACAAATTGATTCAATACCAGTTTTTTCGTCGAGCCGCGTGAGGGATATACGCGAGCTAGTGGAGCCGAAGTAAAAGCGGCGCAAAGCGTTCTAAATGCGGCTCGAAATGCTGTTTTCGGCGAATGAATTTTTTACGAGACAAATCTTTACTTGCCTACTTTGGATCTCGGAGTTTTTCCGTGAAAACTTTTGACATTCTCGGCGCGATTTCTCGATTCCTCCTCTGcggttataaattttttcataataaaaactCGCGTCTGACGTACGAATATTTTAACATTCACCCGATGCACCTTTTTAGGAGAGATCGTcctcaaaaataataaaacagcATCGTCGAGACGTCATTCCGATACGTTATAGCGCAGCGCATACactgaattattaaaattcaatttgctTTCGAAAATAGCCCGGTATACGTTGAATAATCGATCGATCGGGTATacgcgtgtattatttttgcctctacttctctcctctctcgcgctcgcgcattgTGGAACTGCTTTCGATCTCTCCGATTTTCTGTTTGCCCATGTATATACATTCGCCAAGCGAAAATATCGTTAATTATGAATTTACGAAAACAGGACCCGCTTCATTCCCGCACGAAGAGGGTATACATTGCAGGCTGCCGTATTTTTATACGTTCACCCATTTTATCATCGCGTTAGATACGCGTCGAGTGTAACCGTAGCATCCCACAACCTCTAAAAAAGAGCACCACGTATATATCCAGCGTTCGGCCCACATATCTGTATAAAATCCACAAACTCGCGCGGGCACACGTAAAATTCTTCCCTCCACACAAAGTTaaattatctctctctctctctctctgaactTTCGAGCGTAAAGTTACGTACCGAGAATGCGCACATGCAGACGAAAAAGTAGCGGCTAGCTCGGGAAACTTATACGTGCACGCCAGCGCGTATTAGACAAAGCGCCGCTTCTTCCATTCCATTCAAAGCGAGCGcgcatacctatatacacgtaGATGTATAGTAGACTCgacagagagagggaaagagagagatccgGCAGCTCggataaaagtaataataaaaaagattccAGCAGCGTCGAGCCGGCGAGTTGCACGAGTTACCGTTACACCGGCTACACGTATACGTCTGTGCATGCGCTATATATGTACGGCGGCGGGTGTACGTGAGAGCGTTTccgaggtgagagagaggtTTCGAACGATCTTCATCGGCGCTTTCCTAGCGCAGTGGTTTCGCCGTTGCGGCTCGGCATTTTTCGCTCTGCTTTTGcacgaggaagaagaagaagaagacagcGCGAGAGTGGTCTGGCGAGAGGGAATTCGAGAGCATCTTGCGGATCGCTCGCACGCGatttcgagagaaagagaatacACCGCGAATTAGCTTTCCACTCCGGCGGTTTCCGATACCTTCtcttcttatttattttcagaaaTCGAATTTCGAACTCGTTATGTTATACCCttcataacttttttttgtaagcaCGTAAAACGCACAGTTGATTATTCTAATGCGCTATACGAGTAAAAAGACCGAGAGCTCCGAAACTCCCCGGAAACGCTAAACACGCTTAAAGTAATATGATTGAGCTCGTTCGCCGTTTTCTCCGTACTCCACTTCTCTTTACGCAAAACACTCCCTTCGTTATTacctcctccacctcctcgACCGCGCTCTTTTCCATTTACATTAttctccgccgccgccgcgctctTTTTCTTCGTGTTTTGGTCGCGTGAgcgctttctttctcttccgccgccgtcgcggcttctttttttttcaccttCTTTCTTCCAGGCTCTCTTATTACCCGAACGTACATCAAGAATCTACACGGCTCACGCTAGTCTCTGCGAGAGTATATATATCGATGAAAAAGCGTTTCAGCGGTAATCGAATTTACCTTATAACTCTGGCTTCGCCCGATTCGGCACGTGCGCGTTTTTATTGGCGCACGTAACTGCAGCGTGTAAACACACACAGTGTTGGCGAGatggaaagagaaaaaaagttatattcCCGGAGTAAACACGATTATCACACGACTGTGCAGTGTACACGCTCCCCCACTgaattttaaggaaaaaagcTGTATAGACCACGCCATTCGAAGCGCAACGGGAAAACGGTCTGGAGATGGCTATCGTtgcataaatttttttttacgtgaaaTGGAAGCGCCGCTTGTTTATGATGCTAATTCGTCTAACGGTCTCGGGGGAATACTTCATGACGCTCGTGCGTTTCCTAATAGGAATCCACCACCTGTCGTCGCGTACGAATTTCATATTGCGCGCCAATAATTCCCCCCTCTCTTATATATCATCGATCTTCGCGGCGACGTTCAATCTCACCGGCAGTGAGAGAagaatcaagaaaaaaaagaatttacaGTCTAATAACCCGAGAGACATCCGCAGCTGGCGCACACTTCTTCGAGACTTCGAATCCCATCCCTAATCCCTTCTCTCCCCCATTCGATATCCCTCTTCCTCCTGCTCTCACATAATAATTCCCTCGCAATAC
The sequence above is drawn from the Nasonia vitripennis strain AsymCx chromosome 4, Nvit_psr_1.1, whole genome shotgun sequence genome and encodes:
- the LOC100119449 gene encoding peroxisomal membrane protein 11C: MNIALISDYLDTYEGRDKFLRTLSYAAKLASGFPSSDDTADKFKSFGSKMSGARVILRLLDDIPNIHHAMSYGWGQKEPDWFIRTIELIKIAVDTFYGPVEHICWAGENKLIPIDVDKWGNATVWFWIGSLYLSLIKTLRKYKLLKKQEMSFSKTGLDPRFNKAKLRHQQNNELLICLRLMLDLSYAVSYLPAGTLWGGKFSAWQVGALGTISSLIGVYQALSKRIAQKNS